One segment of Microbispora sp. ZYX-F-249 DNA contains the following:
- a CDS encoding glycosyltransferase family 4 protein → MRILHVSDCYLPRLGGIEVQVADLVRAQREAGHTVEVVTATPGERLPGVHRVVANLPFDLPVHPRGTSHLLRLMASGRFDVVHVHTGAVSPFAWMGVRAAVRAGLPVVATVHSMWDPVTRGVYRALQAAFEWRRWGLVLTAVSEAAARPIRAVAGPRVPVQIVSNGLDVASWRPEPGAVRDAGDEAVNEPLNEPLNETVHVVAVGRLAPRKQPLRLLKLLETARDRVPGDIAMRATIVGDGPARGRMERYLRARRMGWVSLPGRYSREQIKDLLAEADVFVAPAPRESFGLAALEARAAGVPVVARAQSGVADFVRPGKEGLLGRTFDDLVASVVRLARDSGLRQSIAEHNRETEPVRCSWPAVLEGFARCYELAGS, encoded by the coding sequence GTGAGGATTCTTCACGTCAGCGACTGCTACCTGCCGCGGCTCGGGGGAATCGAGGTGCAGGTCGCCGACCTCGTCAGGGCCCAGCGTGAGGCGGGCCACACGGTCGAGGTGGTGACGGCGACGCCGGGGGAGCGGCTGCCCGGCGTCCACCGCGTGGTCGCGAATCTCCCGTTCGACCTGCCGGTCCACCCTCGGGGCACGTCCCACCTGCTCCGGCTCATGGCGAGCGGGCGGTTCGACGTGGTGCACGTCCACACGGGGGCGGTCTCGCCGTTCGCGTGGATGGGGGTGCGCGCGGCGGTCCGGGCCGGGCTCCCGGTGGTCGCGACCGTGCACAGCATGTGGGATCCGGTCACCCGGGGCGTGTACCGGGCGCTGCAGGCGGCCTTCGAGTGGCGGCGCTGGGGCCTGGTCCTCACCGCCGTGAGCGAGGCGGCCGCGCGTCCCATCCGCGCCGTGGCCGGGCCGCGCGTGCCGGTGCAGATCGTCTCCAACGGGCTGGACGTGGCCTCGTGGCGGCCCGAGCCCGGCGCCGTACGGGACGCCGGGGACGAGGCGGTGAACGAGCCGCTGAACGAGCCGCTGAACGAGACGGTGCACGTGGTGGCGGTGGGCAGGCTGGCGCCGCGCAAGCAGCCCCTGCGCCTGCTCAAGCTGCTGGAGACGGCGCGCGACAGGGTGCCGGGCGACATCGCGATGCGCGCGACGATCGTGGGCGACGGCCCGGCCCGGGGGCGCATGGAGCGCTACCTGCGGGCGCGCCGGATGGGCTGGGTGTCACTTCCCGGCAGGTACAGCCGGGAGCAGATCAAGGACTTGCTGGCCGAGGCCGACGTGTTCGTGGCCCCGGCGCCGCGCGAGTCGTTCGGCCTGGCCGCGCTGGAGGCTCGCGCGGCCGGCGTGCCGGTGGTCGCGCGGGCGCAGAGCGGCGTGGCCGACTTCGTCAGGCCGGGCAAGGAGGGCCTGCTGGGCCGCACGTTCGACGACCTCGTCGCCTCGGTCGTACGGCTGGCCCGGGACTCCGGCCTGCGTCAGTCGATCGCCGAGCACAACCGGGAGACCGAGCCGGTCCGGTGCTCCTGGCCCGCCGTGCTGGAGGGCTTCGCCCGCTGCTACGAACTGGCCGGGAGCTGA